Within Corvus cornix cornix isolate S_Up_H32 chromosome Z, ASM73873v5, whole genome shotgun sequence, the genomic segment TTTTTCACATGTTATATGGAGAAGTGTCTCACTCTAAGGCAGTGCCCCAAAGGAGATTAAAGAACACATGCCTTCCAAGCAAGCATAAGTACTTaaggaaaatgcacagaaagagcagattaaaaaagaaactatgGCAGATACCTACAAGCAGTCGGGTGAGACATCTGTTTACAGGTGTACTGTCCAGAGGAGCCCACCTGTCCTGTGTCTATTCCTGAATCTTCCTATAATATCAGGGACAGCTTGGGCAATGCAGTCTTTTCTTACCTGCCATCGTCTTTATCAAGATCAACACTACCCAGGAATCACTGGATAGTGACTGGCTGACGCAAGCAGAACAGAAGAACAGAAGCAAGCTCACGTTAAGCTTCTCTGAAAAAGGTTGTACAACCAATTCATTCCTGCTGGGCTCCAGTCACCCTGTCTGCAGCAGCTCAAAGAAGCAACAGACACCCTGAGAAGCCAGGTGGTCCTCAAAAAGTTGGAGAGCCCTGCAGACACATCAAGGAGCACAGTGTGGGGACAGTCCCACCAACTCACAGGGGTGCAGGGCTAGCTGCCACCTCTAGCTCTGCCCTGGCCCCAGGGATTGGCTTTTCTCTCCAGCCCACAgtgaagctgctctgcagtccTGAGGGAACAGTGGGGGACACCTTGCCTTGCTGCAGCTCCCCTCCATTGGTTCACTGATGCTGAGGGCCAatgcccaggctgcagctgcatccTGGCCTTGCTTTTTGTCTGCCTCATACCCCTCATGGTGCCATTATGGACCTCTGTTAGGATCTGGTCTCACTAACCCTCATACCTTACTCGGGGTTGTTGCTAAGGGATAACCCGGCCAGCTGGTGGTCCCCTGACCACCCTACTTCCTTCTTCCATTCCTGGCAATGAGACGTCAGCAATCGTGTGGATTATGAGAAGTTTCAGTTAGCCCCTACACCCCTTTGCCCCAGATTTACCACAGCATCTACAGTGCCCCTGTGAGTCACTGAGGCAGCCCACAGTAGAACAGGAGGTAGGACAGGAGAAgttctgctggggctggggcagagtggctaATTCTGCTGCTGATCTAACATCTAAAATTATTATCAGTAACCTGTTTCTTCCAAGCAAGGTGAATCAAAAGTGAAAATCTGAATCCAGGGAAGGGTTtgcccagcagctcagagcGGGAAATTCACGGGATTTCCAGAGAAGCGGCTTTGTCGGCACCACGTTGCCAGTCCTTGTGGTTTTAATCAAGTGTCTTACATGGTTGGTTTCTTTCCTAGGGTTCTTGAAGTTGCAATATGATTACTgggttttctcttcttcttttcgTATTGAGGCAACCTTTGCTTGTGGGAGCTGTGAAAGAAATCATGAGAACAAGAATCCCAGGGGCTCAAAATACCTGTAGGTAAATAAAGGTTAGCACCACAGAGATTATTTTCAAAGCAATGCTTTGTTTTTCGTCAAGAAAAGACTTGTACCTGACAACCTCAGTGACAGAGAAAACCAGTCTCTCCAGATGTGACTGAAACTGAATGCAACATCTCCTTAGTACACGGGCTCTTCCCAGGCGCAAACACAGCCTGCCTAACTAGGAGGTCTGTATGATGCCTTGCTCCTTCTGGTGCTTCTCTCTCCACTTGCAGCTACCAAACCAGGAAGCAATACTAAGGGAAGTTAAAGGTGTAAGGGAAAAGTCTGATGGACTTCAGGTCCTGCATCCTTcttgggaaaaggcagcagagccaggatgCCTAGCTCCTTGTATGAACAGGAGGCAGAACCACAGAGCTGTACTGAACTGTCTTCTTCATGTTGCTACATGAGGAATTTGGCCCTTTAACCACAGACATGTCTACCTTCCTTCCTGATGCATGGCCTGTGAGATGCAAGAGCACTAAGTGGCTGGCTGGAAGGGATATTCAGAGGTAAGGTGCAAAGTGTTGTGGTATATAAGCAAGTGATTCATCAAAATTTGTTCTGTCATCTTCATTCTGGTCCTTacagagaacaggaagaaaGTAGGAGGGGAATGCACAAAACAGCCAAATcctgcaaggaaaagagaaatgaaactAGAGCAGCTTCAGGTCAGGTTGGTTGGATGTTGAAGGCCCTAGATGGGATGAAAACATAAACTGTCATAAACCAGCAAACTGATGAGGCATATTTTGGGTCAACCTGGATTAAACTGATTACCATGACCCTCCTTAGAGCCCACACATAATAGCAACCACATCAGACAGCACCAGCCCCTGGCAACTAGATGGTGAAGAAGGCAGGAAGGACAAAAATGTGACCTTCTGCTCTGGAGAGTAAGAACACGTCCCATGGAATGATAGGAAGCCTATCCCTGAAAAAGGAGTTTTACTCAGGAGTACTTGACTGCCCTGTATAAAGTGTGgattattttcaggttttgttgcATCCCCCATCTTGGTAAAAAAAGAAACGAGTTTCCAGAATGAAGGCAAAAGGGGGAAGGGGTAGAAAACAATTCTTCACTGTGAAGCACAGCATATGCTAGCGTGAAGCTGAACAGCTTTCCATGAAACATATTCTAGCCAAGCTATTACTATCACCTGATACACCCATGGTTCTCCGTTAGTTACCTGCCAGCAATGAGCAATGAACTCAATATTATCAATTATGTTCCTTTCCCCtatccttctctctctcccaccaATTAATCATGTGCTAATCATGATAAACAGTCCTCTACTTAGAAAATACTGGACAAACAAGGAGTTTTGCCAATAAAATGGAATATTACAGTAAATAATCATTAAGAAGTCCTGAAATAAGGTGTAGCCATATTGTTATGCCATGGATTTTAAGCACTGCTATTTAGCAAAATCCCTGGGAAAAGGTAAGCTGGTCAGGTCTGCCAGCTGATGCATACAGGTAATGTGTGTCAGAAACACCATCAACAATAAAGATTTGGTCAGATCAGGCTTCTTTGGTCTCACATCTATTAAGGCCCAGACCAGCTGCCTTGAAAGCAGCCACCTTTTCGTTGTCCTGCCCTTTCCCCCGCAGGACTAGCTGTGCAAAAGACAGTCCCCACAGGCATTAGCCTGCCTTAAGAGGCCTCTCAGGAGAGGTTCCACAAGACAAAATCCCCTCCCCATTCACTTTGGCAAATTTGCTCTAGTTTAAGTCTCATTTGCTGTCACTCAAGCTCCAGCCATATGCATTTCTCCAGTCACACCTAATACAGGAAATAGCATCCTGTTTTAACATATTTAGAGACTTGAGTCTTCCTCAGTCTATCCTGCAGTCAAAACCtcagtttcttctttatttctggatttattttctaGTCTTGCCATAATTCTTGTGCCTTCTATCTAGCATTAGCATAAACAAAGACAAGATATTTGGATATCCTCATACAGGGCCATACAGTCCCAATGAGAGTATATTACATAGAAATTTACTTTAAGAGGACCCTTTTTATCACCCCCCACTCTTCCACACCTTTTGATTTCACCTGTTCAATACAGCAGCCCTAACATTTGACATGAAGGTTGCAATAGAAATCCCCATGGCAAGATCTGAGATTACTCGGGCAAGAACAAAATGTATCTATGATAGACTTTTATGTGGATGCTGATGCAACAAACATCTTACATAAGGCAGCACGGTACAGAGCAGGGGCATACCAAGAGGCTGAATCCAAGTTGTAGAATAGGAAATTCAACTCCAAActcctgctcttttttcctgattttgctgcattatttattatttggaTAGGCTTCTCATGCcctgatgaaaaaaatcccttacaGAAAGCACCTCTACTTACCACAGCATCTAATGATGTGCTGTCCACATGAGAAGCAGGACCTCCAGGTCTATCTCTGTTCTAAATATCTACAGGTCCCTAAGTTGAGTGAATCATAGACTGAATGAAATTCAGCAGCTTCTTCCCCAGTTTAAAAACACAGTACACACAACAGGGAAGAAGGCAACCTACTAGGACGCACCATCTCAAAGAAACAGGCATAGTAAGACTCACTGCTCTGTCTCCATGGAGCAAATCCCATGTAGCTTTCAGTATGGGTGACGAACAGGCAGTTTTCTGTTTGGCTGacagctggaagcagaaaatCTACCCAAAACTGCAACTGTACAACAGACCGCCTAAAAATCCATGTCCTTTGTCAGCCTTGGCTGAGGAACTTTCAAGTGTTTAGCTTTGGTTTCCATGGCAAGCACAGGGGCAGCAGGTATAAGAACAAGTGTAGTGTATACCCATCAAACTTCCAACCTGATTTAATAGCATCTTACCAAATACACAATTACATGTTTTTCCATAAACACTGAAACTGTGTACCAAAGCAGGCTACAAAGTTAACAAAAGACTTGACCCAACCTGGCAGTGGACTTCCCAGCTATGATTTGTTAGACACTGCTTAGAAAAATGGATCATGTCTTCCTGATGCCCAGGGCCCTTTCATGACATGAATCAAGAAAAGCCCAAGACTGCAGCACAGACGAGTCACACCCAGTTCTTCCGAGCCCAGTCTTCATCCTTCCTGTAAATCTACAGAGACTATTTGTTGTTTGCATACATTCTCATACACGTGGCTTTATGCTTTTGTTTGCTAGAGGATTGTTACGTGAAGGTGCTAACTCATCATCTGTACTGGTTTATCAGCCTGAAAGCTTAGTGCCCATGGATCTGATGGAACTGGTTGGACTGCTTAGGGAAAGATGTCTGATGTACAACACACTTTTGGGACTAAGATCTTAGAAATTTTGTAATCTTTATTATGGCAAtcataaagatgaaaaacaatgaGTTATCTCTAAACATCCTGAGCACAGACACCAAGACAAAAATCGATCACAACTGCAGGAAAGTAACAGAATCCTAGAAGACAAGGGGGCTAATGTGTATGTGTCAAACTCCGACAGCCAGGTAGCTGTGGAGCCAGCCATGGATTGTTGGTGATAACAGCCAAGAATTGTTGGTGATAACACACTGAGAAAGAGcaggatgtggctggagaagaGGCCATAAGGAGGTAGGGCAGCACATTTCTGGGACAAACATCCTTATTCTGGCTCCTGGAGATGAGcacaacacagcacagcacaagtgCAGGGATGAGGCTGAGAAGGGGTCATGGACTGTAAGAGGGGATGGAGACCACCAAAGATCCCCAAAGCCTTCTgacccatttccagaaaggtctAGAGGAATGGACTGCACAGGATTCCTGATGTGCATAGAAAGTGAGAAACTGATCTCCAAGATGGGGGGATTTATCTATAAAAGGCACCCCAACTAAGCCCATGTGTGTGGGTACCCACAGGACACCCCAGCTGGATCAATGCTGGAGGTAAGACCGGTgatctctctttccctctccctttctttctccctccccctccttaATTCATTTCTAtatttctctctcccctttcaCCCTGACCCTCTGTTCAAAAGCCAGTGCCATGTGTTCATAGAGGAGATCAGGGACTAACTTATACCAATTTCATGTCAAGTATGTAATTTACTAATAGAACTTTGTGAGTTTTTGTGGACCCTCTGACTTTTGTCATTCCTTTTGACCATGAGCATCTACAAATCTTGAGTACTCCCTTCCCATTAAGGGTGGGACACCACACTTAAATCTTGAACCTGTGGAAGtggaaaaaggggaaataatATTGCATCCAGAtaggcaataaaataaaataattcaagagAATCTCTTTAACAGCAATTTATTATCATTAAAAGTAACAACAAgtagttttaaattcttttgtcttaaaaatcTAGTATAACACACTGCTACAGTTCTATTAAACTTACGGCAAAATTGTATCCCCAAACCACACCGTTCTGCCTGATCCTCACAGACATCAATGGTGTGGCACACgaacagcacagaaatggaTCGCTCTATACAGCGATGATCATTAGGCCTCAAGATGCTAcaagttattttttaagagctattaagtgtaatttttattttcctctttgttaaTATTGCTAGAACAATCAAATATTTCACATAGCTTTTGGCGACCCTGTGATCTTTTAAGAACTGTATTTTATCCCCATATATCTTCCTGCtatagttttccttttttaacttTCCCCCCTTAGTGACACACCTGACCCACCTCAGGAGACAAAACCACAGTGATGTTTGCAGTCACTCTGCACACAGCATCATGTATTTCCTTTACATTCTGAAGCCAGTGCTCAGCCCTAACCCTTACCTTTCACATTGCTGCCAGAACGACTTGGCAGCACACAGTTCAGGAATACTACATGCTCATATTTTAATCTGCAGCTTCTTGGGAGCGCTAGACCTTAGGTTAAGCTCAAGCTAAGTACCCAAGATAGCTCACTTATAGCTATTTCAGATTTGTGTAAAGGAGCAGCGGCCAGATGTTGCAGGACAGATGCATCTTCACATTACACAAAAAGGCCTGAACAAATCATAATACTGTTTATCATTGGCTTGCAGGACCAAAAAAAACATCCACAAGCAAGCACGCGTATCGGTGAAAAGAACAGTCCTAATTCTGTCAAGCATTTAATGTgttgaatttaaaattacaatgtTACTCAATACTCAAAAGTAAGCAGAAGCCTCTGAGCGAAAGCCTTCTGGCTACCAGAAAtgtactgaagaaaaagaacacGGGGAAACTTCATATAATCTTTCAGATGTGGTTTGTGTATGATTTCAGATACACAGGATCTCTTTAGATGGGATGGGTATTTCCAGAACTTCACAGTAGCACATGGAATTgggaaatttaaagaaaaccaatCAGTAAGCAGCTTCATGTGCATCTATATCCACGCCGGATTTATAGAGTCATGGGAAAATTATAATCATTGGATAAAAGTATGGATGAGGTACTATATCAACAAATTCCATGAACAGATGCCAATTACTCTACAATAGCAGTTCACACTCTTCTCTAAGCAGAGCTACAACTTAAACTCCAGGAGAAAAGGGGCTGTTAAATTTACTCAGtcaaaaaagaatttttgaggtttgttttcagctagatttcttgggaaaaaaacccccaaaatcaaAAACTATACTTACAGCAAACTGCGAAATCCTGTCTTACGTAACATCCTAAACTAATATCTTGATTTGTAAATGCACCTAATAGCTTATGAATATCTCACCCTTACTCAATAATACCTTAAAGAGTTTTAACTGAGGTAGCCACCATACATTAGCAATGCTAACACAATGAGAAAAGCTCAACCAAGATGCTCAAGAGAAGTTAGTTATCATTTACTTCCAAAAATGTCATCTTCTCTCTAGCTCTCTTTCTCCAACCCTTGCTtcacttcccttttctcttcctgcctATCTCtaacaaacagcaacaaagaaaagTTTAGCTTTCCAGTTCATTTGTAAAATGTCCTTGGattttcaaaactaaattttcaaatgaagaatCAGtgaatttagttttaaatgaaTGTCATTTAGAGCACTGACACTGAAAGACAATCTGCATCCTCAATGACTGACACCTGAGGTTTCAGCTCTACCATCTTCCTGCACAGGCCTAAGTGCTAGAAGCTGTGGAAAGACACCTgcacagggaaaacacagaagtgGTGAAAAGGTCCCTTTCATTGTAAGTCTCATCCCATATATGTAAACACACAAAGAATCACCTATTAATTCACTGTCTTTCAAGTACTCAGGAAGCTAAATTGCAATTGGCATTCCTGCAGctaaaaaatacaaatcctgGACCTTTCTAGTGGCAATCATTGCTCAAAATGGAAGTATTTTCCACTTGTATAGCTATGACAGCCTATGTTCAaattcaacatgaaaaaaaaaatcagcgTTAAGGATACCCAGGAATTTTTGAGAACATTTTCAAGATCTTTTTGTGGTCCCTTATCACAGACTATTTTTCAAGGTAATTCAAAACCTCTTCTATCCACATccaaatcaaccaaccaaccaaccaagaaAACTCCAACTGAAAATCACCCCAATATCTATGTTGTTTAGTACACATGTGTTGCAGAATGTACATTTGGGTAGACATCTACACTGTACACATACAAGTACATGTACATGTAGTGTAAACATCCAGCTCCGACTTCTTTATTTCAACCACTATTTGGAATTTGAGTGTCCTTCCCAATGGACCAAATGTTTTAATGCATCTACAGAAATGCAAACTTGCATTTCAGACATATTGCATTGACCCAAAGTAGCACAAAACCTCCGCTTCCAAGATACATACTTACCAAATAAAAAAGTCTGAAGAGAAAAACCATGctctcacttaaaaaaatagagCACTAATGAGCGTGACATGCATAATACTGGTTTCTCAATGTAGATCAGATACTGTGTGTATATTCCcaaatataaaagtaaaatggTACAAATTGCATGCAACTGTACATAGTGCAGTTCAAGCAATACCAAGGTATTATccttatttttctgaagcatgtggacaacagcaaacagcagggtGATAATTGTAATGCGGTTCCATGGGTTTCTTCTTCCACAGAGACAAACAAAGctacttttatttcaaaaaactCTAGCCCACAACAGGAAGACATCAAACAATTTAGCCATGATAACTGTACTGTGAAgaacttctgaattttcttaCACACCTAGATTATGCAAACCAGCTTATTGTTTGAAGTCATTTGCTAGAAATCCTTTTTCACAAAGCacaacacaccaaaaaaagtgtttcctgctTTCATTACACACAGTTGTTCATCAGGTGGAAGTAGATGAAGGTGGTTTATTACAACATTATAAAATTAACATCCTTATGAAGCATAGGTAATGCACAAATTAAAGACTCCAGTTAAGCATCACCACATACTAACCCTTTATGTTTGTATAACATAACCAGCTAAGAAATTGTTACTACTGAAATCATACACAGGCACCTTGCTATATCATACTCACGTtatagttttcttttcaaaacattcCACAACTGACTCTGCTTTTAGGTCACTTTTGTCCATTTCATCTATTTAGACGCTGTGTTACCACTTCTCTGTACATGATAGAGATATAtatcagcagaagaaaaatgacaaagaaatcatccaagaatcccagaattccaAAGAGagcttcaggaagaaaatccaAAGGTGAAGCTAGGTACAGCAAGGCTCCAATCAAGCAGAGGAATATTCTGATGCGAAACATCCAGAAGAGGCCCCCTACAGAAAACATCTCCCTGAAAGCATGCCGCAATAAAGTGGGAAGATCCATAATTCTTTCCATAATCTATAAAGAAAGAACCCAAAAGTTAGTATTTTGCTTCAGCAACTCATCCATGCTCAACTGAAGTTTCTACAACTACATTACATCTTAGAACCTGTCAGTTTAtaggaattaaaagaaaatccaggaAGAGTTAATGAGTTTAGTTTTACTGGGTAGAAAGTCAGATTTAGACTATATATGTTTTCAAGAAACAGTCAAACTGTTAATCTATAATGAAAAGCATACACTTACTATACA encodes:
- the RNF170 gene encoding E3 ubiquitin-protein ligase RNF170 isoform X3, encoding MSCPVCLQQATFPIETNCGHLFCGSCIIAYWRYGSWLGAIRCPICRQTVTLFLPLFGEDQQGATQVFQDVNDYNRRFSGQPRSIMERIMDLPTLLRHAFREMFSVGGLFWMFRIRIFLCLIGALLYLASPLDFLPEALFGILGFLDDFFVIFLLLIYISIMYREVVTQRLNR